A portion of the Candida dubliniensis CD36 chromosome R, complete sequence genome contains these proteins:
- a CDS encoding transcription initiation factor TFIID subunit, putative (Similar to S. cerevisiae TAF5), which translates to MAEENKQLQDSKDGEKHQTSEQTNTSGNTQVSAPAPAPAPIPPAQQQQQQQQQQQQQQQQKSSTQNQSSAAASARSSQGGRSNPPQYSQADLNRIVLEYLNKKGYHRTEAQLRLESSNIPTPAVPLATPATTELASVNEIGDNKDLKEKLTKAEQELKELRDKKSKIEKELREAKDREVKISKEKELKQLKELEKKTKRESDPEIYFTAYSMLRRWVGSSLDLYKPELSRVLYPLYIHCFLELISKGFSSEAKSFFDKFRSDHLILHGVEVEKFAGLSLPEHLEENDLAVAYRKYKYRILVSKTSLNLLIYFLHENEAVGGGILIRIINQYLNPVISTNRPDKIDQEGEANPEEGISEYVTDTDEVKKFNEQNVKLGKLPIDPEVAKEVEADLKIKDEKIEPVNDKTLTEEFQDMIKPDQDSPARESLPLPLKDANDIKKMIIQVEDSRSKIKLGAIQASLPSVCMYTFHNTNNDMTCIEFNDDSTLVAAGFQDSYIKLWSLDGKPLKSVLKRDRHKPQENTRKLIGHSGPVYGVSFSPDNKYLLSCSEDKTVRLWSLDTYTALVSYKGHTQPVWDVKFSPLGHYFVTASHDQTARLWATDHIYPLRIFAGHINDVDCVEFHPNSNYVFTGSSDKTCRMWDVHTGNCVRVFLGHTNSVNCLAVSPDGRWLASGGEDGIICVWDIGSGRRLKSMRGHARASLYSLAFSRDGTVLVSGCADNSVRVWDVKKNTNDAGPEPEAFNNNVNGNETNSDGALSTQRPQQQQQQQQQQQSQQQSQQSKKESIATSDHMNAFFTKKTPVYKVHFTRRNLCLAAGAFQG; encoded by the coding sequence ATGGCAGAAGAAAATAAGCAATTGCAAGATAGTAAAGATGGCGAAAAACACCAAACACTGGAACAGACCAATACTAGTGGGAACACTCAAGTAtcagcaccagcaccagcaccagcaccaaTTCCTCCagcacaacaacaacaacaacaacaacaacaacaacaacaacaacaacaacagaaatCATCAACACAAAACCAACTGTCAGCAGCAGCATCTGCGCGTTCTTCACAAGGTGGTAGATCTAATCCACCACAATACTCTCAGGCTGATTTGAATAGAATTGTTTTGGAgtatttaaataaaaaaggaTATCACAGAACTGAAGCCCAACTTAGACTTGAGAGCTCCAACATCCCAACACCAGCAGTACCACTTGCAAcaccagcaacaacagAGTTGGCATCTGTCAATGAAATTGGAGACAATAAAGATTTAAAGgaaaaattgacaaaagctgaacaagaattgaaagaattgcGAGACAAAAAATCGAAAATTGAGAAAGAGTTGCGAGAGGCAAAAGATCGTGAAGTTAAAATaagtaaagaaaaagaattaaaacaGTTGAAAGAgttggaaaagaaaacgaAAAGGGAAAGTGATCCGGAAATCTATTTTACTGCTTATTCTATGTTAAGAAGATGGGTTGGGTCATCCTTGGATTTATATAAACCAGAATTATCGCGAGTATTATATCCATTATATATTCATTGttttttggaattgatATCTAAAGGATTTTCAAGTGAGGCTAAATCATTTTTCGACAAATTCAGATCAgatcatttgattttgcaCGGGGTCGAAGTTGAAAAGTTTGCTGGTTTGTCATTACCAGAACATTTGGAGGAAAATGATTTGGCAGTTGCTTATAGAAAGTATAAATATAGAATTTTGGTATCCAAGACttctttgaatttattgatatattttCTCCATGAGAATGAAGCAGTTGGAGGTGGTATTTTAATTCgaattataaatcaatatttgaaCCCGGTTATTTCAACTAATCGACCAGATAAAATAGATCAAGAAGGAGAAGCCAATCCTGAAGAAGGGATATCGGAATATGTGACTGATACTGATgaagtgaaaaaatttaacGAACAAAATGTCAAATTGGGTAAGTTACCAATAGATCCTGAAGTTGCCAAAGAAGTTGAAGCAGATTTAAAGATTAAAGATGAAAAAATCGAACCTGTCAATGACAAAACATTAACTGAAGAATTCCAAGATATGATAAAGCCGGACCAGGACCTGCCTGCTAGAGAATCATTGCCTCTTCCATTAAAGGATGCAAATGACATAAAGAAGATGATTATACAAGTTGAGGATTCTCGATCAAAAATTAAGCTTGGGGCAATACAAGCAAGCTTACCTTCGGTCTGTATGTACACATTCCacaataccaataatgaTATGACATGTATTGAATTCAATGACGATTCAACTTTGGTGGCAGCAGGGTTTCAAGATAGTTACATCAAATTGTGGAGTCTCGATGGGAAACCTTTAAAATCTGTATTGAAAAGAGATCGTCATAAACCACAAGAAAATACCCGAAAACTTATTGGTCATAGTGGACCAGTTTATGGAGTTTCATTTTCACCAGATAATAAATATCTTTTATCATGTTCAGAAGATAAGACAGTAAGATTATGGTCATTAGATACATATACTGCATTGGTTTCCTACAAAGGTCATACCCAGCCTGTTTGGGATGTTAAATTTTCACCTTTGGGACATTATTTTGTTACTGCATCGCATGATCAAACAGCAAGATTATGGGCCACGGATCATATTTACCCATTGCGTATATTTGCTGGACATATCAATGACGTCGATTGTGTTGAATTCCATCCAAACTCAAATTACGTATTTACTGGCTCAAGTGATAAGACTTGTCGTATGTGGGATGTTCATACTGGTAACTGTGTGCGTGTATTTTTGGGCCATACCAATTCTGTAAATTGTCTTGCAGTATCCCCTGATGGTAGATGGTTGGCTAGTGGGGGAGAAGACGGGATTATTTGTGTATGGGATATTGGTTCCGGAAGGCGATTAAAGAGTATGAGAGGACATGCCAGAGCTTCATTGTATTCGCTTGCATTTTCTCGAGACGGTACTGTCTTAGTCAGTGGGTGTGCCGATAATAGTGTGAGAGTATGGGACGTCAAAAAGAATACAAATGATGCTGGACCTGAACCTGAAGCGTTTAACAATAACGTCAACGGCAATGAAACCAATTCTGATGGAGCATTGTCAACGCAACGGccacagcaacaacaacaacaacaacaacaacaacaactgcaGCAACAACTGCAACAGAGTAAAAAGGAATCAATTGCTACGAGTGACCATATGAATGCATTTTTCACTAAAAAGACTCCTGTATACAAAGTTCATTTTACCCGAAGAAATTTATGTCTTGCAGCTGGTGCTTTCCAAGGATGA
- a CDS encoding phosphatidylinositol N-acetylglucosaminyltransferase subunit, putative (Similar to S. cerevisiae GPI2) translates to MKEIHLSSSILHDSDPSTENYHEHALSQEQPSWKKLLYLQQPFPDNYTDQSFLSQLKRNTTVAKYSYKNLVQAFSFIVFYISCILLVILMFIGIYEKQWDPIIPTLISTGISLIGFFTLNNLSMNMRSLMVITFILLIVSPILKSLTKSTSSDSIWAISCVLCLANSIFHDYSMKVSYRPIVSTNISLSNAIVLASRLSTTLEVFLFVLFAIEVNILLPLFDAKIRLSGLEAIHWTIAFLTFNLASYLVYVLLNYKFLVYWVLSVFVMVVIMPMYFLSLQRYKNEIQGPWDVAKPKFMKSGIQN, encoded by the coding sequence ATGAAAGAGATACATTTAAGCTCTTCTATTTTGCATGATAGCGATCCATCTACAGAAAACTATCATGAACATGCTCTACTGCAGGAACAACCTTCATGGAAGAAATTGCTATACTTACAACAGCCATTTCCAGATAATTATACTGATCAATCTTTTTTATctcaattgaaaagaaacacAACCGTTGCCAAATATTCCTATAAAAACTTGGTACAGGCgttttcatttattgttttctaTATTTCATGCATTCTTTTAGTTATTTTGATGTTTATTGGGATATACGAGAAGCAATGGGATCCCATAATACCCACATTAATTAGCACCGGTATTTCCCTAATCGGTTTCTTTacattaaacaatttatcgATGAACATGAGATCGTTGATGGTGATTACTTTTATACTCCTAATTGTGTCTccaatattgaaatcaCTAACAAAGTCCACTTCTTCAGACTCGATTTGGGCAATTTCTTGCGTGTTGTGTTTAGccaattcaatatttcaCGACTATTCAATGAAAGTGAGTTATCGACCAATAGTTTCCACAAATATCTCTTTATCAAACGCTATTGTGTTGGCATCAAGATTGAGCACAACATTAGAagtatttttgtttgtgttGTTTGCCATTGAAGTTAACATACTACTACCGTTATTTGATGCAAAGATACGACTCCTGGGTCTAGAAGCTATACATTGGACAATAGCGTTTCTCACTTTCAATTTGGCTAGTTATTTAGTGTATGTTTTGTTGAACTATaagtttttggtttattggGTACTATCGGTTTTTGTGATGGTGGTCATCATGCCTATGTATTTCTTGTCCTTGCAGAGGTATAAGAACGAGATACAAGGACCATGGGATGTTGCAAAACCAAAGTTCATGAAGTCAGGTATACAAAACTGA
- a CDS encoding bleomycin hydrolase, putative (Similar to S. cerevisiae BLH1): protein MGSNTSKTINSVSTKASLPETEEEEILNEKSYSLTSDFDDFREQFEGLELENAENEINPISENILSKWEDDFKSQTKNLLAQNALAKNAIVDVIAKNSVGRQSLKDRYLFNITVDTIGSPAHLNNQKSSGRCWIFASSNVLRTHVIKSYNLKEDDFQLSQSYLYFYDKLEKANFFLENIEDTASEDLDSRLISYLFSNPVNDGGQWDMIVNLVNKYGVVPNEVFPDNAQSTNSSKLNYVVTEKLREYGLKLRSLIAKNAPQNVISSFKASAIKSIYKTIALALGTPPKPTDEFLWEFVDKDGKYKSFKTNPLDFYKNHVRYNASEHFSLIHDPRNGYNKLYTVERLNNIFGGKPIEYINLEIDEIKQVAIKMLKDNEPVFFGSDVGKFSDSKSGILDTTAYDYSTAFDFSLDITKSQRLKVGSSQMTHAMVITGVHLDPQTNKPVRWKIENSWGEDSGQKGWFMMTDEWFDEYVFQIVTNKKYSGKKAYDIWKGKEFNTLPYYDPMGALA, encoded by the coding sequence ATGGGTTCTAACACTtctaaaacaataaattctGTCTCCACAAAGGCATCACTACCAGAaacagaagaagaggaaatattaaatgaaaagtCTTATTCATTGACTTCTGATTTCGATGATTTCCGTGAACAATTTGAGGGACTTGAATTAGAAAACGCCGAGAATGAAATCAACCCGATCTCCGAGAACATCTTATCTAAATGGGAAGATGATTTCAAATCTCAAACAAAGAATCTTTTAGCTCAAAATGCCCTTGCCAAGAATGCCATTGTTGATGTTATTGCAAAGAATTCTGTTGGGAGACAATCTTTAAAAGAtagatatttatttaatatcaCAGTTGATACTATTGGTTCACCAGCTCACCTTAACAACCAAAAACTGTCTGGAAGATGCTGGATTTTTGCCTCATCTAATGTATTACGAACTCACGTTATCAAAAGTTATAATTTGAAGGAGGATGACTTTCAACTCTCACAATCTTATTTGTACTTTTATGACAAGTTAGAAAAGGcaaacttttttttggaaaacaTTGAAGACACAGCCAGTGAAGATTTAGATTCTAGGTTAATTAGTTATTTGTTTAGCAACCCAGTTAATGATGGCGGTCAGTGGGACATGATAGTGAATTTAGTTAACAAGTATGGAGTGGTTCCAAACGAAGTTTTCCCAGATAATGCCCAATCAaccaattcatcaaaattgaattatgtTGTTACAGAAAAATTACGGGAATATGGACTTAAACTTAGAAGTCTAATTGCTAAAAATGCACCACAGAATGTCATTAGTTCTTTTAAGGCAAGTGCTATTAAATCTATTTATAAGACAATTGCCTTGGCTTTAGGTACTCCACCTAAGCCCACTGATGAGTTTTTGTGGGAATTTGTTGACAAAGATGGGAAATACAAGTCTTTTAAAACCAATCCATTAGACTTTTATAAGAATCATGTCCGCTATAATGCTTCAGAgcatttttctttgatacATGATCCTAGAAATGGGTACAATAAATTGTACACCGTGGAAAGGttgaataatatatttgggggaaaaccaattgaatatatcaATCTTGAAATTGACGAGATTAAACAGGTTGCAATCAAAATGTTGAAAGACAATGAACCGGTGTTTTTCGGCTCGGATGTTGGTAAGTTTTCCGATTCAAAGTCTGGAATTTTGGACACAACTGCCTATGACTATTCGACTGCTTTCGATTTTAGTTTGGATATTACAAAACTGCAGAGATTGAAGGTTGGTTCCTCACAAATGACACATGCTATGGTGATCACCGGAGTGCACCTTGACCCTCAAACCAACAAGCCAGTCAGATGGAAGATCGAGAATTCTTGGGGCGAAGATTCTGGTCAAAAGGGTTGGTTTATGATGACAGACGAATGGTTTGATGAATATGTTTTCCAAATTGTGACAAACAAGAAGTATTCCGGGAAGAAAGCGTATGATATCTGGAAAGGCAAAGAATTCAATACATTGCCATATTATGACCCCATGGGTGCTTTAGcataa
- a CDS encoding palmitoyl-protein hydrolase, putative (Similar to C. elegans PPT-1), with translation MAHARSTINLCSVDKRTTRMLLSNLLNVQQTILSLIPETNIDVSKNLAKPVLPNADDYRPVVIWHGLGDNYNSSGIHKVHEILDSMYPGIYVHSIRLDENPSSDEQKSFFGDANRQIDEVCKQLRNITELSKGFDSIGFSQGGVFLRGLIERCPLEVNNFITFGSPHLGVSELPLCKDRFDWLCKQRNALLKKQVWRDSVQKRVVPAQYFRDPAHLDQYLEHSNYLADINNEWAERNATYKKNFSKLNKLVLVSFTEDTTLVPKESSQFYDFDPEQKRSIPFLYTELYKNDYIGLKALYKKNSVDFLSIKAEHMHIDEGFIKSIAQEYFGGKLGT, from the coding sequence ATGGCGCACGCCAGATCCACAATAAACTTGTGTTCAGTTGACAAACGAACCACACGAATGCTATTACTGAATTTACTCAACGTCCAACAAACTATACTTCTGTTAATACCAGAGACAAATATTGATGTGTCCAAAAATTTGGCAAAACCTGTTTTGCCAAATGCAGATGATTACAGACCTGTGGTAATTTGGCATGGTTTAGGTGACAACTACAATTCGTCGGGAATACATAAAGTTCATGAAATATTAGACAGCATGTATCCAGGAATATATGTCCATTCAATACGGTTAGATGAGAATCCTTCTTCTGATGAACAAAAGTCTTTTTTTGGAGATGCCAACCGGCAAATTGACGAGGTGTGCAAACAACTTCGGAATATCACTGAATTACTGAAAGGGTTTGATTCCATTGGGTTTTCCCAAGGTGGTGTTTTTTTGAGAGGTTTGATAGAAAGATGCCCCTTGGAAGTGAACAATTTTATAACGTTTGGCTCTCCGCATCTTGGTGTACTGGAACTACCTCTATGCAAAGACCGGTTTGATTGGTTATGCAAACAGAGAAATGCCCTATTGAAGAAGCAAGTTTGGCGTGATAGTGTCCAAAAGCGAGTTGTACCAGCACAGTATTTTAGAGATCCAGCACACCTAGACCAATACTTAGAGCATTCAAATTACTTGGCAGATATAAACAACGAGTGGGCGGAAAGGAATGCAACTtacaagaagaatttttccaaattaaataaattggtGTTAGTTAGTTTCACCGAAGATACCACTCTTGTTCCTAAAGAAAGTTCCCAGTTTTATGATTTCGACCCGGAACAAAAGAGAAGCattccttttctttataCAGAGCTATACAAGAATGATTACATTGGATTGAAAGCCCTTTACAAAAAGAATTCAGTTGATTTTCTATCAATTAAAGCAGAACATATGCATATTGATGAGGGTTTCATTAAAAGTATTGCACAAGAGTATTTTGGCGGGAAATTGGGTACTTAA
- a CDS encoding oxidoreductase, 20G-Fe(II) oxygenase family, putative, whose product MSFQEIPVIDLQEAFDPTTKSKFLEEVRDAIINVGFLLLKNYESLGPTEEDLNAIKQQALEFFALPEKEKLHCEMLNSPHFLGYTRLANEITASHTDWREQIDLATELPAPKEGEPLYKNIEGPNLWPNPEVIPKFRPTIENFIEKMTALSNAFKDLVAESIGVDPKALSRYFKENQQCKMKLIAYPDVSELDGTKSAALDDTPETNQGVGPHRDSDLITYIYQATEHQNSLQVQNFQGHWITVPNIPGHLVVNNGQTLQAITGGVAKATIHRVLVPEKGTGTRISIPFFQTIDLDSSKGVVDNLPQEVIDLKNERDKKIKDWGVDTGFQFEPDVSKEPIGHAVFRNRIKSHQDVAKKWYPEVLKSVLQEYTY is encoded by the coding sequence ATGTCATTCCAAGAAATCCCTGTAATTGATTTGCAAGAGGCTTTTGATCCAACCACCAAATCGAAGTTTTTGGAAGAGGTACGGGATGCGATAATCAATGTGGGgtttttgttattgaaaAACTATGAATCCCTAGGACCCACAGAGGAAGACTTGAATGCAATCAAGCAGCAAGCTCTTGAGTTTTTTGCATTACCAGAGAAGGAGAAACTTCATTGTGAGATGCTCAATAGCCCCCATTTTTTGGGTTACACCAGATTAGCCAATGAAATAACTGCATCACACACTGATTGGAGAGAACAAATAGATCTTGCCACCGAATTACCAGCACCAAAAGAGGGTGAGCCATTGTACAAGAACATTGAAGGACCTAACTTATGGCCCAATCCTGAAGTCATTCCTAAATTTAGACCTACTATTGAGAATTTTATAGAAAAGATGACTGCGTTGAGCAATGCCTTTAAAGATTTAGTCGCAGAATCTATTGGAGTTGATCCCAAGGCGTTGAGTAGATATTTCAAAGAGAACCAGCAGTgtaaaatgaaattaattgcCTATCCAGACGTTTCAGAGCTAGATGGCACAAAATCCGCCGCTTTAGATGATACTCCAGAAACTAACCAAGGTGTTGGACCTCACAGAGACTCCGATTTGATAACTTATATCTATCAAGCTACTGAGCATCAGAACTCCTTGCAAGTTCAAAATTTCCAAGGTCATTGGATAACGGTTCCTAATATTCCAGGTCACTTGGTTGTTAACAATGGACAAACATTGCAGGCTATAACTGGTGGTGTGGCCAAAGCCACAATCCATCGTGTTTTAGTTCCTGAAAAAGGAACGGGGACAAGAATCTCAATTCCGTTTTTCCAAACCATTGATTTGGACAGTTCAAAGGGTGTTGTAGATAACTTGCCACAAGAAgtgattgatttgaaaaatgaacgagacaaaaaaataaaagattGGGGTGTTGATACTGGATTCCAATTTGAGCCTGATGTGAGTAAAGAGCCAATTGGCCATGCTGTCTTTAGAAACAGAATCAAATCTCATCAAGACGTTGCCAAGAAATGGTATCCTGAGGTATTAAAATCTGTTTTACAAGAATATACATATTAG
- a CDS encoding hexokinase-2, putative (Similar to S. cerevisiae HXK2) → MVHLGPKPAQKRKGTFTDVSPQLLDALKPIQEQFTISADTLRAIVKHFISELDRGLSKAGGNIPMIPGWVMDFPTGKETGSYIAIDLGGTNLRVVLVKLGGNRDFDTTQSKFALPPHMRTATSDELWDFIAKCLKDFVDEIYPDGCTEPLPLGFTFSYPASQSRINEGILQRWTKGWAIDGIEGKDVVPMLQKAIKKVGVPINVVALINDTTGTLVASMYTDPEAKMGLIFGTGVNGAYFDVVKDIPKLEGKCPADIPPESPMAINCEYGSFDNEKYILPRTKYDVQIDEESPRPGQQTFEKMISGYYLGEVLRLILLEFAEEKKLIFKGQNIDKLKIPYVMDASYPSRIEEDPFENLSDVADLFREKLGIETTEPERKIIRRLAELIGERSARFSVCGIAAICQKRGYETAHCAADGSVYNKYPGFKERTAQALRDIYEWPADIKDPIIIVPAEDGSGVGAAIIAALTEKRLREGKSVGLLEA, encoded by the coding sequence ATGGTGCATCTCGGTCCAAAACCTGCTCAGAAAAGAAAGGGAACTTTCACTGATGTTTCTCCTCAATTATTAGACGCTCTTAAACCAATTCAAGAGCAATTTACTATTTCTGCAGACACATTAAGAGCCATTGTCAAACATTTCATCTCAGAATTAGACCGTGGTTTATCAAAAGCTGGTGGTAACATTCCTATGATTCCTGGTTGGGTCATGGATTTCCCAACTGGTAAGGAAACTGGTTCTTATATTGCCATTGACTTGGGTGGAACCAACTTGAGAGTTGTCTTGGTAAAATTAGGCGGTAATAGAGATTTTGACACTACTCAATCCAAATTTGCTTTGCCACCTCACATGAGAACTGCCACCCTGGACGAATTGTGGGATTTTATTGCTAAATGTTTGAaagattttgttgatgaaatcTACCCAGACGGCTGCACTGAACCATTGCCATTGGGTTTCACATTCAGTTACCCAGCTTCCCAAAGCCGTATCAATGAAGGTATTTTGCAAAGATGGACTAAAGGTTGGGCCATTGATGGAATTGAAGGAAAAGATGTTGTCCCAATGTTGCAAAAAGCCATTAAGAAAGTTGGCGTGCCAATTAATGTTGTTGCATTGATTAACGATACCACTGGTACATTAGTCGCTTCCATGTATACTGACCCAGAAGCTAAGATGGGTTTGATTTTCGGTACTGGTGTCAATGGTGCTTATTTCGATGTTGTCAAGGATATTCCTAAATTGGAAGGTAAATGTCCAGCAGATATTCCACCAGAATCACCAATGGCCATCAACTGTGAATACGGttcatttgataatgaaaagtATATCTTACCAAGAACTAAATATGATGTTCAAATTGACGAGGAGTCACCAAGACCAGGTCAACAAACTTTCGAAAAGATGATCTCTGGTTACTATTTGGGAGAAGTTTTGagattgattttattagaaTTTGCTGaagagaagaaattgatctTTAAAGGTCAAAACATTGACAAATTGAAGATCCCATATGTTATGGATGCTTCCTACCCATCAAGAATCGAAGAAGATCCATTTGAAAACTTGTCTGATGTCGCAGACTTGTTTAGAGAAAAATTAGGTATTGAAACCACAGAACCAGAAAGAAAGATCATTCGTCGTTTGGCTGAATTGATTGGTGAAAGATCTGCTAGATTCTCTGTTTGTGGTATTGCTGCCATTTGTCAAAAGAGAGGTTATGAAACTGCTCATTGTGCTGCTGACGGTTCAGTGTACAACAAGTACCCAGGATTCAAAGAAAGAACTGCTCAAGCTTTAAGAGACATCTATGAATGGCCAGCAGATATTAAGGATCCAATCATCATTGTTCCAGCCGAAGATGGTAGTGGTGTTGGTGCTGCTATTATTGCTGCTTTGACAGAAAAGAGATTGAGAGAAGGAAAATCCGTTGGTTTGTTAGAGGCTTAG
- a CDS encoding mitochondrial import protein, putative (Similar to S. cerevisiae MIM1) yields the protein MSQEYINPGTLNSSNSLLVDELTESNDLVVLEEQLSPDEVILNADIINTERLIEESRSLEEQPSYAIDIFGILKKAAINLVLPFINGMMLGFGEILAHEIGFRYNWIGARVEPPRRMVQKKSESSSKYL from the coding sequence ATGTCACAAGAATATATAAATCCTGGCACgttaaattcttcaaattcattgcTTGTAGATGAATTAACCGAATCAAATGATTTGGTAGTTTTAGAAGAGCAACTATCACCTGATGAAGTGATTCTCAACGCTGATATAATAAACACAGAGCGGTTAATCGAAGAAAGTAGATCCTTAGAGGAGCAGCCATCATATGCCATTGATATTTTTGGAATACTAAAGAAAGCTGCCATTAATTTGGTTTTACCATTCATTAATGGTATGATGTTGGGTTTTGGTGAGATATTGGCACATGAAATTGGTTTCCGTTACAATTGGATTGGTGCAAGAGTCGAGCCACCAAGAAGAATGGTGCAGAAAAAGAGTGAATCTAGCTCAAAGTATTTGTAG
- a CDS encoding fumarase, putative (Similar to S. cerevisiae FUM1), with protein sequence MSRIESDAFGEISVPADKYWGAQTQRSLGNFEIGDTKMPIPIIKAFGTLKKAAAIVNEKMGSLDPKLSAAIQEAASEVIEGKFNDNFPLVVYQTGSGTQSNMNANEVISNRAIEILGGEKGSKKPVHPNDHCNMSQSSNDTFPTVMHIAAVSEVEQQLLPKLIALRDAFEAKSKEFSDIIKIGRTHLQDATPLTLGQEFSGYVQQLTFGIERIKSTLPRLSNLAQGGTAVGTGLNTKKGFDVKIAEEISNLTGSQYHTAPNKFEALAAHDAIVETSGALNTLAVSLYKIANDIRYLGSGPRCGYGELSLPENEPGSSIMPGKVNPTQCEAMTMVCAQVMGNNTTITFSGASGQFELNVFKPVMAYNLLNSIRLLGDACQSFRLHCVESIKANKEKIDKVLNESLMLVTALNPKIGYDNASKAAKNAHKKGITLKESCLELGLLTSEEFDEWVRPEKMIGPKD encoded by the coding sequence ATGTCACGTATTGAATCTGATGCTTTTGGCGAAATCTCAGTGCCGGCTGATAAATATTGGGGTGCTCAAACCCAAAGATCTTTGGGTAATTTCGAGATTGGTGATACTAAAATGccaattccaattattAAAGCTTTCGGGACCTTGAAAAAAGCTGCAGCCATcgttaatgaaaaaatggGTTCCTTGGACCCCAAATTGTCAGCTGCCATTCAAGAAGCTGCGTCAGAAGTAATTGAAGGAAAATTCAATGACAATTTCCCATTGGTGGTTTATCAAACTGGCTCTGGAACTCAATCGAACATGAATGCCAATGAGGTCATCTCCAACCGTGCAATTGAAATCTTAGGTGGAGAAAAAGGTTCCAAAAAGCCTGTTCATCCAAATGACCATTGCAATATGTCCCAATCATCTAATGACACTTTCCCAACTGTCATGCACATTGCTGCTGTAAGTGAAGTTGAACAACAGTTATTACCAAAATTGATTGCCTTGAGAGATGCCTTTGAAGccaaatcaaaagaatttaGTGACATCATTAAAATCGGTAGAACTCATTTGCAAGATGCTACTCCATTGACATTAGGTCAAGAGTTTTCTGGTTACGTTCAACAATTGACCTTTGGGATTGAAAGGATTAAGCTGACTTTGCCAAGATTATCGAATTTAGCACAAGGTGGTACTGCTGTAGGAACAGGTTTAAACACCAAGAAGGGGTTTGATGTTAAAATTGCTGAGGAAATATCTAATTTAACTGGGTCGCAATACCACACTGCTCCAAACAAGTTTGAAGCATTAGCTGCACATGATGCCATTGTTGAAACTTCGGGTGCTTTGAACACTTTGGCTGTTTCATTATACAAAATTGCTAATGATATCAGATACTTGGGTTCTGGTCCAAGATGTGGTTATGGCGAATTATCTTTACCCGAAAATGAACCAGGAAGTCTGATTATGCCTGGAAAAGTTAATCCAACCCAGTGTGAAGCCATGACTATGGTTTGTGCACAAGTAATGGGGAACAATACTACAATCACCTTTTCAGGAGCTCTGGGtcaatttgaattgaatgtATTCAAACCAGTGATGGCATATAACTTATTAAATTCTATTAGATTGTTAGGTGATGCTTGTCAGTCATTCAGATTGCACTGTGTTGAAAGTATTAAAGCCAACAAGGAAAAGATTGATAAGGTGTTGAATGAATCTTTGATGTTAGTTACTGCTTTAAACCCGAAAATTGGATATGATAATGCTTCAAAGGCAGCTAAGAATGCCCATAAAAAGGGTATTACCCTAAAAGAATCCTGCTTGGAGTTAGGATTATTAACCTCGGAAGAGTTTGACGAATGGGTCAGACCAGAGAAGATGATTGGTCCAAAAGATTAG